One genomic region from Pseudochaenichthys georgianus chromosome 15, fPseGeo1.2, whole genome shotgun sequence encodes:
- the golga4 gene encoding golgin subfamily A member 4 isoform X1 — translation MFKKLKQRINEEHSPQRNALSPQQAQTGSGERRSSQTPPLHHDGSPSPSDRELLAGMIAEPAFLSEYTIFALDYSKRPNTAQVASVSIPKGPARSPRGSINGDGSASPQREEMPSFAQKLQLRVPSMESLIRGGASRAENLFRSPSKESLVRSSSRESLTPLGENDSPGAPSYDPPSDIESEAEEPPGSAEPLSKEQLFHRLHQVEMSLGKYRGKYSELVIAYRTVQREKEKTQVILSQCQDKSLRRIGELREELQMDQQAKKHLQEEFDAALEEKDQMITVLQTQVSLLKKRSKVVSEPPGGDVPQSEDADSTSSTQSPLKEQREGPEVTEGEGNSDPTKRMEALQKRVTRQENLLQKCKEVMRTHKERSVALGTENETLQERLQELEKIKELHKTEKTKSITQLRDAKNHIEQLEQDKGMVIAETKRQMHETLEMKEEEVAQLRSRVHQATAQKEELQEQKEKAEKSAFEELERALGVAQKAEEARKQLQVQLEEQVKEVERAGEEERKSLQQELTRVKQEVVTIMKKSSEETVANLEQLHGEALAAKEEEMSARINKAVEQCKEEFDQLGSEREQQTSLALEDVELQKTALRNEADNKVREIQSELEAARTRVLELESSLEKISEDGSSLSQELSSQMEKLKDKHKGQISALKEKHQKQLEKHKDTQQSNAALEELKEKHRVALESLLKEKELQFQAHVEDMNQKTLEKLDSKQAELEAVTAELSEALKSRQLLEETLVAAEDANGSAQREHEKMFENHVKKHNSELAKIKKEHEKSLGGIEKTLKQELNASRIVLTEKEKEMKDLILREKTLREESQSTVQNLNAKVKELEELKQCLSQAQGESVSLKDSDAQLRKMSEDLDQCKKDLTDLEHQLEVAKNESQQKENSLQELEQQFQQTKKELSEQEKSFSAELSAKQEEQARLRKQLDDEKAALQKKMQNTITEMEAKLKSQETKMEKFKNKAKEMHESYKKKIQQHEETMKTELAKKDKELKQTEQQVQEKIVAMSQKSSQGLSSAMSELQANHKEEVEKLHETHKHGVGELERRLQDKLGQQEEELTEKHSQILQEKAQELEEISQRLSRGKEESEQASRQIQDLKEELAIRQTTVQKLQEELNEAAVKLEGLSQGEALLREQTETVERNLSQALNERNSLQDKLSAMKEESKEKLKALSGKLKEAEKQRKALEGSRSKESQDMQSQFEETATLLQAKEAEFQQQLSVIRNQMEHHCKDIQSKVESGSNELGHRVECRLNELKDRLLCSQKNIANLKNVILTKVDRICTLEETLRQHAEDNKNLCISLEQMTAQVNAHTEHVNVLTHEKEDHSQSISEKALRIQELSEANRLISESMKANESHISNLESISSDLKKQLASSIKEKEEAITQLNQQYEEERQQAAAQRQETIERLEQERKSASEQADALRNSLSEHETKFTQNDITITSLQTRLDELEREIAEKNQALQRLTASIDSQSISKSEMDQVLSEKEQRLSGLSSELESGISQLGELQQQLALKTRECEQLTADLRQQHSLGEKEKRELVEQLQHSQVQCTQNGNLEQETAEKLRSLQEDNQKCKLTLDAQREEFEKVKEEIIKSKEVSVKAAEEKLTAESARKVSELKKKAEQKISQIKKQLTSQLEEKEQVIKVLQSSLEEIKSSEATGKQHTETLEEKTTTLEEALVKLKEEQEKELKVILSNERLEKEKSLEELNILYEEKLSSLQRDAAQQGELKDTETALQEVEAKLKEAEEQRGNLLAEVDRLKEEICQKDSQLDEHQATIKQIQNPSGPEVKVECSSLQQSSSSSSSAMHAETEDRSAAQDTEALDSLKNNLKKVKNEKEQIHKDFVSLQKDIRILRKEHEKDLECMKKELLEENENKLKLELEDVEMKQNSAIKQMMREFNAQMSLKERELTTGVKEAIEKAQTVEAELLSSHSEEASQLRKVIAQKEDDLHRTVKKYEEVLQSREDEMGERVWQVQKELEELQAKGPDTAEMSAEELQAQLADKTTLLSEARLKEQGFVERIHSLEDKIKCFPRTTVVTHLGSTYKEPVYNSGEPTEMEYLRKVLFEYMMGRETKTMAKVITSMLKFPPEQAQKVLEKEDTKAMPWLGLNV, via the exons ATGTTTAAAAAGCTCAAGCAGAGGATAAACGAGGAGCATTCACCGCAGAGGAATGCGCTGTCACCACAGCAGGCCCAG ACGGGCAGCGGAGAGCGGCGCAGCAGTCAAACCCCGCCGCTCCATCACGATGGCTCCCCCTCTCCCAGTGACAGAGAG CTGCTGGCCGGGATGATAGCAGAGCCCGCTTTTCTATCTGAGTATACTATCTTTGCTCTGGACTATTCAAAACGACCCAATACGGCCCAGGTAGCCAGTGTG AGCATCCCTAAAGGACCAGCGAGATCTCCCAGAGGTAGCATCAACGGGGATGGAAGCGCTTCTCCTCAA agagaggagatgccGTCATTTGCCCAGAAGCTGCAGTTAAGAGTCCCCTCGATGGAGTCGTTGATTCGTGGTGGTGCCAGCCGAGCAGAAAACCTGTTCCGCTCTCCTTCCAAAGAGAGTCTGGTCCGAAGCTCGTCGCGCGAGTCCCTGACACCTTTGGGAGAAAACGACTCCCCGGGCGCCCCTTCGTATGACCCACCCTCGGACATTGAGAGTGAGGCTGAGGAGCCACCAGGAAGTGCAGAGCCCCTTTCCAAAGAGCAGTTGTTCCACCGACTGCACCAAGTGGAGATGAGCCTCGGGAAGTACAGAGGGAAGTACTCCGAG CTGGTTATTGCATACCGAACAGTGCAACGAGAAAAAGAGAAAACTCAG GTCATCCTCAGTCAGTGTCAAGATAAATCTCTCCGCAGGATAGGGGAGCTGCGGGAG GAGCTTCAAATGGACCAGCAGGCCAAGAAACACCTACAGGAGGAGTTTGACGCTGCGCTGGAGGAGAAAGACCAGATGATCACTGTTCTCCAAACACAG GTTTCTCTGTTGAAGAAACGATCAAAGGTGGTCTCTGAGCCACCTGGGGGTGACGTCCCTCAATCTGAAGATGCAGACTCAACCTCTTCCACACAAAGTCCTCTGAAGGAGCAACGAGAAGGGCCTGAGGTCACTGAGG GAGAGGGCAACAGTGATCCAACCAAACGCATGGAGGCTCTGCAGAAGAGAGTAACCCGGCAGGAGAACCTGCTGCAGAAGTGCAAAGAAGTGATGCGAACACACAAGGAGCGCAGCGTCGCGCTGGGCACGGAGAACGAGACGCTGCAGGAGAGGCTGCAGGAGCTGGAGAAGATCAAG gAACTGCACAAAACAGAGAAGACTAAGTCGATCACTCAGCTAAGGGATGCCAAGAACCATATTGAGCAGCTGGAGCAGGACAAG GGGATGGTTATCGCTGAGACAAAGCGGCAGATGCACGAGACCCTGGAAATGAAAGAAGAAGAGGTCGCACAGCTCCGCTCCAGGGTCCATCAGGCTACTGCCCAGAAAGAAGAACTACAGGAGCAGAAAGAGAAGGCAGAGAAATCAG CTTTTGAAGAACTGGAGCGGGCGCTGGGTGTAGCTCAGAAGGCGGAGGAGGCCCGTAAACAGCTGCAGGTTCAGCTGGAGGAGCAGGTGAAGGAGGTGGAGAGGgccggagaggaggagaggaagagtcTGCAGCAGGAACTAACCCGAGTCAAACAGGAAGTCGTCACCATCATGAAG AAATCATCGGAGGAAACGGTGGCCAATTTGGAACAACTCCACGGGGAAGCCTTGGCTGCTAAAGAAGAAGAGATGAGTGCCAGAATCAACAAAGCCGTG GAGCAGTGCAAAGAGGAGTTTGATCAGCTGGGCAGCGAGCGGGAGCAGCAGACCTCTCTGGCTCTGGAGGATGTGGAGCTGCAGAAGACGGCTCTGAGGAATGAAGCTGACAACAAGGTTAGAGAGATTCAGTCGGAGCTGGAAGCTGCACGAACC AGAGTGTTGGAGCTGGAGAGCTCTCTGGAGAAGATCTCAGAAGACGGCTCTAGTCTGTCTCAAGAACTTTCCAGTCAGATGGAGAAGCTGAAGGACAAACACAAAGGGCAAATCTCTGCATTAAAGGAGAAGCACCAGAAGCAgctggagaaacacaaggacacccAGCAGAGTAACGCTGCTCTTGAGGAACTCAAAGAAAAGCACAGAGTTGCATTGGAGTCCCTTCTGAAAGAGAAAGAGCTGCAGTTCCAAGCACACGTTGAAGACATGAACCAGAAGACTTTGGAGAAGCTGGATTCAAAGCAGGCCGAGCTGGAGGCAGTGACCGCTGAACTCTCTGAGGCTCTGAAGAGTAGACAGCTTCTGGAGGAGACGTTGGTGGCAGCCGAAGATGCTAACGGTTCCGCTCAACGGGAACATGAGAAGATGTTTGAAAATCATGTGAAAAAGCACAATTCAGAGCTGGCAAAAATCAAGAAGGAGCACGAGAAGTCTCTTGGAGGAATTGAGAAAACTCTGAAGCAGGAACTCAACGCGTCGAGGATCGTTCTGACAGAGAAGGAAAAGGAAATGAAAGACCTCATCCTGAGAGAAAAAACACTACGGGAAGAATCTCAATCCACTGTACAAAACCTAAATGCCAAAGTTAAGGAACTGGAGGAGCTGAAGCAATGTTTATCACAAGCCCAGGGGGAGAGTGTGAGCCTAAAGGACTCTGACGCACAGCTCCGTAAGATGTCAGAGGACCTTGATCAGTGTAAGAAGGATTTGACAGACTTGGAGCATCAGTTGGAAGTAGCAAAGAATGAGAGTCAACAGAAAGAGAACTCTCTTCAAGAACTAGAGCAGCAGTTCCAACAGACCAAAAAAGAGCTCTCGGAGCAGGAGAAATCATTTAGTGCGGAACTGAGCGCTAAGCAGGAGGAGCAAGCTCGCCTCCGGAAGCAGCTGGATGATGAGAAAGCTGCCCTCCAGAAGAAGATGCAAAACACTATCACTGAGATGGAAGCTAAGCTGAAATCCCAGGAAACGAAAATGGAAAAGTTCAAAAACAAGGCCAAAGAGATGCATGAAAGCTACAAGAAAAAGATTCAGCAGCATGAAGAGACCATGAAGACGGAGCTTGCAAAGAAGGACAAGGAGCTTAAGCAGACAGAGCAACAAGTGCAGGAGAAGATTGTTGCGATGTCCCAGAAAAGTTCCCAAGGCCTCAGCAGTGCCATGTCGGAGCTGCAGGCCAACCACAAGGAAGAAGTGGAGAAGCTCCATGAGACCCACAAGCACGGCGTTGGAGAGCTGGAGCGTCGCCTGCAGGACAAGTTGGGACAGCAGGAGGAAGAGTTAACTGAGAAGCACTCTCAAATACTGCAGGAGAAGGCTCAGGAGCTGGAGGAAATATCTCAGCGACTCAGCCGAGGCAAAGAAGAGAGCGAGCAAGCGTCAcgtcaaatacaagatctgaagGAGGAGCTGGCAATTCGACAAACCACCGTGCAGAAGCTTCAAGAAGAGCTCAACGAAGCAGCGGTTAAGCTTGAGGGCTTGTCTCAGGGTGAGGCGTTACTCAGAGAGCAAACGGAGACAGTGGAGAGGAACCTCAGCCAGGCTCTGAACGAGAGAAACTCCCTTCAGGACAAGCTCAGCGCCATGAAGGAGGAGAGCAAAGAGAAGTTGAAGGCCTTGTCGGGGAAGCTGAAGGAAGCAGAGAAGCAGCGTAAAGCACTGGAAGGCTCCAGGAGTAAGGAAAGCCAAGACATGCAGAGTCAATTTGAGGAGACTGCCACTCTACTACAAGCCAAGGAAGCAGAGTTCCAGCAGCAGTTAAGTGTGATCAGAAACCAAATGGAGCATCACTGTAAGGACATTCAGTCTAAAGTGGAGAGTGGATCCAATGAACTGGGTCACAGAGTGGAGTGCCGGTTGAACGAGCTGAAGGACAGACTGCTGTGTAGTCAGAAAAACATAGCCAATCTGAAAAACGTCATCCTCACTAAAGTAGATAGAATTTGCACTTTAGAGGAGACTCTCAGGCAGCATGCGGAGGACAATAAGAACCTATGCATTTCCTTAGAACAGATGACCGCTCAGGTAAACGCTCACACGGAGCACGTCAACGTCTTAACGCACGAGAAAGAGGATCACTCGCAGTCCATCAGCGAGAAAGCTCTGAGAATCCAGGAGCTGAGTGAAGCGAACCGACTCATATCAGAAAGCATGAAAGCCAACGAGTCGCATATCAGTAACCTGGAAAGCATCAGCAGTGACTTGAAAAAGCAGCTGGCGAGTAGCATAAAAGAGAAGGAGGAAGCCATAACTCAGCTGAACCAGCAGTATGAAGAGGAGCGGCAACAGGCCGCCGCACAAAGGCAGGAGACCATTGAGAGGTTAGAgcaggagagaaagtctgccTCAGAGCAGGCGGATGCACTCAGGAACAGCTTGTCTGAGCATGAGACGAAGTTCACCCAGAATGACATCActatcacatctctgcagaCCAGGCTCGATGAGCTGGAGCGGGAAATCGCCGAAAAGAACCAAGCCCTGCAAAGGCTGACGGCAAGCATCGACAGTCAGTCCATCAGCAAGTCTGAGATGGACCAGGTGCTGAGTGAGAAGGAGCAGAGGCTCAGCGGGCTCTCCTCGGAGCTGGAGAGCGGCATCAGTCAGCTGGGCGAGCTTCAGCAGCAGTTAGCCTTAAAGACGAGAGAGTGCGAACAACTCACAGCCGACCTCCGACAGCAACACAGCCTCGGGgagaaagagaagagagagcTGGTGGAGCAGCTGCAGCACAGCCAGGTGCAGTGCACTCAGAATGGGAATCTGGAGCAGGAGACGGCGGAGAAACTCCGCTCCCTCCAGGAGGACAACCAAAAGTGCAAACTCACGCTCGATGCTCAAAGGGAGGAATTTGAAAAGGTGAAGGAGGAGATTATCAAGAGCAAAGAGGTGAGTGTGAAGGCTGCTGAGGAGAAGCTGACCGCGGAGAGCGCTCGGAAGGTCTCTGAGCTGAAGAAGAAAGCCGAGCAGAAAATCAGTCAGATTAAGAAACAGCTAACCTCgcagctggaggagaaggagcagGTGATAAAGGTTCTTCAGAGTAGCCTGGAGGAAATCAAGAGCAGCGAAGCGACCGGCAAACAACACACGGAGACGTTGGAAGAGAAGACGACCActctggaggaagctctcgTCAAGCTTAAGGAAGAGCAGGAGAAAGAACTCAAAGTGATTCTGAGTAATGAGAGGCTGgagaaagaaaagtctttagagGAATTGAACATTTTGTATGAAGAGAAGCTGTCCTCACTCCAGAGGGATGCGGCGCAGCAAGGGGAGCTCAAAGACACTGAAACGGCGCTACAGGAAGTCGAGGCCAAGCTGAAGGAAGCAGAGGAGCAGCGCGGAAACCTTTTAGCGGAAGTCGATCGCCTGAAAGAAGAAATATGTCAAAAAGATTCCCAGCTTGATGAACATCAGGCAACGATTAAGCAGATCCAAAACCCATCAGGACCGGAGGTGAAGGTGGAGTGCAGCAGCTtgcagcaaagcagcagcagcagcagcagcgcgaTGCACGCAGAGACGGAAGACCGCTCTGCAGCGCAGGACACTGAGGCTCTGGACTCGCTCAAGAACAATCTGAAAAAGGTGAAGAATGAGAAAGAGCAAATCCACAAGGACTTCGTCAGCCTGCAGAAAGACATCCGCATTCTGAGGAAGGAGCACGAGAAGGACCTGGAGTGCATGAAGAAAGAGCTGTTGGAAGAGAATGAGAACAAGTTGAA GCTGGAGTTGGAAGATGTGGAGATGAAGCAAAATTCTGCCATCAAGCAGATGATGCGGGAGTTCAATGCGCAGATGTCTTTGAAAGAGAGGGAGCTTACTACAGGAGTGAAGGAGGCCATCG AGAAGGCCCAGACTGTGGAGGCGGAGCTCCTCAGCAGCCACAGTGAGGAGGCCAGCCAGCTGAGGAAGGTGATCGCCCAGAAGGAGGATGATTTGCACAGAACTGTTAAGAAATATGAAGAGGTTTTACAG